One stretch of Clavibacter michiganensis DNA includes these proteins:
- a CDS encoding polyprenyl synthetase family protein — MSPSIPLARRGTSVASHASLTERLFSSSGDRRMARSIDDGLALVEEQLLREVRFADDVADVTTRYLLDAGGKRVRPMLALLIAQLGEGNTQQVVDAAVAIEITHLASLYHDDVMDEADMRRGVPSAQAVWGNSIAILAGDLLFARASKIVADLGPRAIRLQAATFERLVLGQLHETIGPREDQDPIEHYLDVLADKTGSLIACAAQMGVIYSGADPELESAVLAFGERTGVAFQLVDDVLDLADQPEETGKLAGTDLRAGVATLPLLYLRRLAETDAAAATLLARIQRDVEHEETPESEADLTAAIAELRDHEVTARTIAEAHRWAAEAVDALAPLPEGPVKKALTRFADTIVERTR, encoded by the coding sequence ATGAGTCCGAGCATCCCGCTCGCCCGCCGCGGCACCTCCGTCGCCTCCCACGCCAGCCTCACCGAGCGCCTCTTCTCGTCCTCCGGTGATCGCCGCATGGCGCGCAGCATCGACGACGGGCTCGCGCTCGTGGAGGAGCAGCTGCTCCGCGAGGTCCGGTTCGCCGACGACGTGGCCGACGTCACCACGCGCTACCTGCTCGACGCGGGCGGCAAGCGCGTGCGCCCGATGCTCGCGCTCCTCATCGCGCAGCTCGGCGAGGGCAACACGCAGCAGGTCGTGGATGCGGCCGTCGCCATCGAGATCACGCACCTCGCGTCGCTGTACCACGACGACGTCATGGACGAGGCGGACATGCGCCGCGGCGTCCCGAGCGCGCAGGCCGTGTGGGGCAACTCCATCGCCATCCTCGCGGGCGACCTCCTGTTCGCCCGCGCCAGCAAGATCGTCGCCGACCTCGGCCCGCGCGCCATCCGCCTGCAGGCGGCCACCTTCGAGCGCCTCGTCCTCGGCCAGCTGCACGAGACCATCGGCCCGCGCGAGGACCAGGACCCCATCGAGCACTACCTCGACGTCCTCGCCGACAAGACCGGCTCCCTCATCGCGTGCGCCGCGCAGATGGGCGTCATCTACTCCGGCGCGGATCCCGAGCTCGAGTCGGCCGTGCTGGCCTTCGGCGAGCGCACCGGCGTGGCCTTCCAGCTCGTCGACGACGTGCTCGACCTCGCCGACCAGCCCGAGGAGACCGGCAAGCTCGCCGGCACCGACCTCCGCGCGGGCGTCGCCACCCTCCCGCTCCTCTACCTGCGCCGGCTCGCGGAGACGGACGCCGCCGCCGCGACGCTGCTCGCCCGGATCCAGCGCGACGTGGAGCACGAGGAGACGCCCGAGTCCGAGGCCGACCTCACCGCCGCCATCGCCGAGCTCCGCGACCACGAGGTCACGGCGCGCACCATCGCGGAGGCCCACCGCTGGGCCGCCGAGGCGGTCGACGCGCTCGCGCCCCTCCCCGAGGGCCCGGTCAAGAAGGCGCTCACGCGCTTCGCCGACACCATCGTCGAGCGCACGCGCTAG
- the ubiE gene encoding bifunctional demethylmenaquinone methyltransferase/2-methoxy-6-polyprenyl-1,4-benzoquinol methylase UbiE: MRADLSKKPGQVSAMFDEVSSAYDRTNTLLSVGNDQLWRVATTRAVAPVAGERILDLAAGTGTSSAALAASGAHVVAADFSEGMLEVGRRRHAGNPRIEFVHADATDLPFEDDSFDAVTISFGLRNVVEPRKGLDELLRVLKPGGRLVICEFSTPPVPLVRRGYDLYMKAVAPSLVKLVSSNASAYEYLNESIQAWPDQETLASWLREAGFASVEHRNLTAGIVALHRGVKPAGRHAAPRPAAS; encoded by the coding sequence ATGCGAGCAGACCTCAGCAAGAAGCCCGGCCAGGTGTCGGCCATGTTCGACGAGGTCTCGAGCGCCTACGACCGCACGAACACCCTCCTCTCGGTAGGGAACGACCAGCTGTGGCGCGTCGCCACCACGCGGGCCGTCGCGCCGGTCGCCGGGGAGCGCATCCTCGACCTCGCCGCGGGCACGGGCACCTCCAGCGCCGCGCTCGCCGCGTCCGGCGCCCACGTGGTCGCCGCCGACTTCTCCGAGGGCATGCTCGAGGTCGGCCGCCGCCGTCACGCCGGGAACCCGCGCATCGAGTTCGTGCACGCCGACGCCACCGACCTCCCCTTCGAGGACGACTCCTTCGACGCCGTCACCATCTCCTTCGGCCTCCGCAACGTGGTCGAGCCGCGGAAGGGCCTCGACGAGCTGCTCCGCGTGCTCAAGCCCGGCGGACGCCTCGTCATCTGCGAGTTCAGCACGCCGCCCGTGCCGCTCGTGCGCCGCGGCTACGACCTCTACATGAAGGCCGTCGCGCCGTCGCTCGTGAAGCTCGTGAGCTCCAACGCCAGCGCGTACGAGTACCTCAACGAGTCGATCCAGGCCTGGCCCGACCAGGAGACGCTGGCCTCGTGGCTCCGCGAGGCGGGATTCGCGTCCGTCGAGCACCGCAACCTCACCGCGGGGATCGTGGCGCTGCACCGCGGCGTCAAGCCCGCCGGCCGTCACGCCGCTCCCCGTCCCGCCGCGTCCTGA
- a CDS encoding isochorismate synthase, with protein sequence MTASRVRALLVDTTPVDSIARLVPLLDARHPLLWLRHGSGMGGIGEALRLEFRGPDRVRAAAAAWREVAAASTVTDPLGIPGSGLIAFGAFAFADDSEAASVLVVPRVVVGRRDGVSWVTRIRLADEEEGDVASPLDALAAGAIPVPERSGAEYRLHLRPGSMGPDDYEAAVARAVAAIGAGDVQKVVLARDLVGRLPLGGDLRLALSRFALGYPDCWTYAVDGLIGASPETLVRVGGGTVGARVLAGTVSRGADARADAAAAAGLAASPKDNEEHAFARDSVLDALRPHSRDLATTDAPFTLKLPNLWHLASDVTGTLGDGSSSLDLVGALHPTAAVAGHPTAAALELIAELEPADRGRYAGPVGWVAADGDGEWAIALRGAQVDPSGAIVAHAGAGIVAGSDPERERAETAMKFRPVVEALG encoded by the coding sequence GTGACCGCATCCCGCGTCCGAGCGCTGCTCGTCGACACCACGCCCGTCGACTCCATCGCCCGGCTCGTCCCCCTCCTCGACGCCCGGCACCCGCTCCTGTGGCTGCGGCACGGATCCGGGATGGGCGGCATCGGCGAGGCCCTCCGGCTCGAGTTCCGCGGGCCCGACCGCGTGCGCGCCGCTGCCGCCGCATGGCGCGAGGTGGCCGCGGCCTCGACCGTGACGGATCCCCTCGGGATCCCCGGCTCGGGCCTCATCGCGTTCGGCGCCTTCGCCTTCGCCGACGACTCCGAAGCCGCGAGCGTCCTCGTCGTGCCGCGCGTCGTCGTCGGGCGGCGGGACGGGGTGTCGTGGGTGACGCGCATCCGGCTGGCCGACGAGGAGGAGGGCGACGTCGCCTCCCCGCTCGACGCGCTCGCCGCCGGCGCGATCCCCGTGCCCGAGCGCTCCGGCGCCGAGTACCGCCTGCACCTGCGGCCGGGATCCATGGGCCCCGACGACTACGAGGCGGCCGTGGCGCGAGCCGTCGCCGCGATCGGCGCCGGCGACGTGCAGAAGGTCGTGCTCGCGCGCGACCTCGTGGGCCGCCTCCCCCTCGGCGGCGACCTGCGGCTCGCCCTCAGCCGCTTCGCGCTCGGCTACCCGGACTGCTGGACGTACGCGGTCGACGGCCTCATCGGCGCGAGCCCCGAGACCCTGGTGCGCGTCGGCGGCGGCACGGTCGGCGCGCGCGTGCTGGCCGGCACGGTCTCCCGCGGCGCGGACGCGCGGGCCGATGCCGCCGCGGCCGCCGGCCTCGCCGCGAGCCCCAAGGACAACGAGGAGCACGCGTTCGCGCGCGACAGCGTGCTCGACGCGCTCCGACCCCACAGCCGCGACCTCGCCACCACGGACGCGCCGTTCACGCTCAAGCTGCCGAACCTGTGGCACCTGGCGAGCGACGTCACGGGCACGCTGGGCGACGGATCCTCGTCGCTCGACCTCGTGGGCGCGCTGCACCCGACGGCCGCGGTCGCCGGGCATCCGACGGCCGCCGCCCTGGAGCTCATCGCCGAGCTCGAGCCCGCCGACCGCGGACGCTACGCCGGGCCGGTCGGCTGGGTCGCGGCCGACGGCGACGGCGAGTGGGCCATCGCGCTGCGGGGAGCCCAGGTGGATCCGTCGGGCGCCATCGTCGCGCACGCGGGCGCCGGCATCGTCGCGGGATCCGACCCCGAGCGCGAGCGCGCCGAGACGGCCATGAAGTTCCGGCCCGTCGTGGAGGCGCTGGGCTAG
- a CDS encoding MFS transporter translates to MTATRTPPPARTGYLAVLALPGALRVFLPAMLGRLSFAMVALALLLLVQARTGSFAAAGLATGAFGLANVLASPARARLVDARGQRPVLVALAVAHALGLVGVLAVVRVSAPVAVVVATAALAGLAMPPLGAAMRVVWAALVPDARMRTRAYSLDAVGEEVVFTVGPLLVAALVAVADPEVAVLASAAASVLGTLGMTSSRLSRAQGGRPTPPREATAGGAERAARRRPADPLRQPLVIPLLVMLLGVGAVLGSVEVAVAALAERAGSTALAGPLLAAFAAGSAVGGLAYGTRAWRAPARIRLVVLVAAMLAATALLAGVAAGLPAAPDALALLLLGAALVPVGLFLAPAMVSGYLLADAQTAPSVRTEASAWVNTAVNTGVALAAAGVGAVVDAAGPVAGIVVGGLAALVVASIAAPSLLRRRVAVERAAAEAPAVDGAGL, encoded by the coding sequence GTGACCGCGACCCGCACGCCGCCTCCCGCCCGCACCGGCTACCTCGCCGTCCTGGCCCTGCCCGGCGCGCTGCGCGTGTTCCTCCCGGCGATGCTCGGCCGGCTCTCGTTCGCGATGGTCGCGCTCGCGCTGCTGCTCCTCGTCCAGGCGCGCACCGGGTCCTTCGCCGCCGCCGGTCTCGCGACCGGCGCGTTCGGCCTGGCCAACGTGCTCGCCTCACCGGCCCGCGCGCGGCTCGTGGACGCCCGCGGCCAGCGTCCCGTGCTCGTGGCGCTCGCGGTCGCCCACGCCCTCGGGCTCGTCGGGGTCCTCGCGGTCGTCCGCGTGAGCGCGCCGGTCGCGGTCGTCGTCGCGACCGCCGCGCTCGCCGGCCTCGCGATGCCGCCGCTCGGCGCGGCGATGCGCGTCGTCTGGGCCGCGCTCGTGCCCGACGCGCGGATGCGGACGCGCGCCTACAGCCTCGACGCCGTGGGGGAGGAGGTCGTCTTCACCGTCGGCCCGCTCCTCGTGGCGGCGCTCGTCGCGGTCGCGGATCCCGAGGTCGCCGTGCTCGCGTCGGCCGCCGCGAGCGTGCTGGGGACGCTCGGGATGACGTCGTCACGGCTGTCCCGAGCGCAGGGCGGGCGGCCGACGCCGCCGCGGGAGGCGACGGCGGGCGGGGCGGAGCGAGCGGCGCGCCGCCGGCCAGCGGATCCGCTCCGCCAGCCGCTCGTGATCCCCCTGCTCGTGATGCTCCTCGGGGTTGGCGCGGTCCTCGGATCCGTCGAGGTCGCCGTGGCCGCGCTGGCCGAGCGCGCCGGCAGCACGGCGCTCGCGGGCCCGCTGCTCGCCGCCTTCGCCGCGGGCAGCGCGGTCGGTGGCCTCGCGTACGGGACGCGCGCGTGGCGGGCGCCCGCGCGGATCCGCCTGGTCGTGCTCGTGGCCGCCATGCTCGCCGCGACGGCCCTGCTCGCCGGGGTCGCGGCCGGGCTCCCCGCCGCGCCCGACGCGCTCGCCCTGCTCCTGCTCGGCGCCGCGCTCGTGCCGGTCGGCCTGTTCCTCGCGCCCGCCATGGTGTCGGGCTACCTCCTCGCCGACGCGCAGACCGCGCCGTCGGTGCGCACCGAGGCGTCCGCGTGGGTGAACACGGCCGTCAACACGGGGGTCGCGCTCGCGGCGGCCGGGGTCGGCGCGGTGGTGGATGCGGCGGGCCCGGTCGCCGGCATCGTCGTCGGCGGGCTCGCGGCGCTGGTCGTCGCGTCGATCGCCGCGCCGTCGCTGCTGCGGAGACGCGTGGCGGTGGAGCGAGCGGCGGCGGAGGCGCCAGCCGTCGACGGGGCCGGACTCTAG
- a CDS encoding ArsR/SmtB family transcription factor, with translation MPADETDLRDLRVIAHPLRLRLLSLCTRSPVSASEAARELGETQANVSYHLRRLREAGLLEEAGTERIRGGAAKRYRHVPASGERLDALTGGAMPTLAAALTAELTRRAALHAEGTRPVITDAELTVSTGTWIRVQELARELGTVLHDDSARRPGDDDVAVSATMALFAMAAPATDPSAAPAPADPAPA, from the coding sequence GTGCCCGCCGACGAGACCGACCTCCGCGACCTCCGCGTCATCGCGCACCCGCTGCGCCTGCGCCTCCTCTCGCTCTGCACCCGCTCGCCCGTGAGCGCGTCCGAGGCCGCGCGCGAGCTCGGCGAGACGCAGGCGAACGTGAGCTACCACCTGCGGCGGCTGCGCGAGGCGGGACTCCTCGAGGAGGCGGGCACCGAGCGGATCCGCGGGGGAGCGGCCAAGCGCTACCGCCACGTGCCCGCGAGCGGCGAGCGGCTCGACGCGCTGACCGGGGGCGCCATGCCGACCCTGGCCGCCGCGCTCACGGCCGAGCTGACCCGCCGTGCCGCGCTGCACGCGGAGGGCACGCGGCCGGTGATCACGGACGCCGAGCTCACGGTCTCGACCGGCACGTGGATCCGCGTGCAGGAGCTGGCCCGCGAGCTCGGCACTGTGCTCCACGACGACTCGGCGCGCCGCCCGGGCGACGACGACGTGGCGGTGAGCGCGACGATGGCGCTGTTCGCGATGGCGGCGCCCGCGACCGATCCGTCGGCGGCGCCCGCGCCCGCGGATCCGGCGCCCGCGTGA
- a CDS encoding tyrosine-protein phosphatase encodes MTASDRALPIDGLVNARDLGGIRLRGGGTTPTGVLARCEDADLVTDAGWEHVRELGFRTVLDLRQPAERARDTHPRPDWIHVAHVDLDGLDDHPDFWVPYWDTGLVGTPLYYLPHLAELPERAGSALRAILEAPAGGVLFHCGAGRDRTGLVALLLLLAVGAEPDDIVDDYLEAIRRGPERSANSGQPDMEPAIEAFLAERGTTSEAAFREAMDGVDLDALFEAVGSTADERRALGTWRGTIPAS; translated from the coding sequence ATGACCGCATCCGACCGCGCCCTCCCGATCGACGGCCTCGTCAACGCCCGCGACCTCGGCGGCATCCGCCTCCGCGGCGGCGGCACGACCCCGACCGGCGTCCTCGCCCGCTGCGAGGACGCCGACCTCGTCACCGACGCCGGATGGGAGCACGTGCGCGAGCTGGGCTTCCGCACGGTGCTCGACCTCCGCCAGCCGGCGGAGCGCGCCCGCGACACGCACCCGCGACCCGACTGGATCCACGTCGCGCACGTCGACCTCGACGGCCTCGACGACCACCCGGACTTCTGGGTGCCCTACTGGGACACCGGCCTCGTCGGCACGCCCCTGTACTACCTGCCGCACCTCGCCGAGCTGCCGGAGCGCGCCGGATCCGCGCTGCGGGCGATCCTCGAGGCCCCCGCGGGCGGCGTCCTCTTCCACTGCGGCGCCGGGCGCGACCGCACGGGCCTCGTCGCCCTGCTGCTCCTGCTCGCGGTCGGCGCCGAGCCGGACGACATCGTCGACGACTACCTGGAGGCGATCCGCCGGGGCCCCGAGCGGTCGGCGAACTCGGGCCAGCCCGACATGGAGCCCGCGATCGAGGCGTTCCTCGCCGAGCGCGGCACCACGAGCGAGGCCGCGTTCCGGGAGGCGATGGACGGCGTCGACCTCGACGCGCTCTTCGAGGCGGTCGGCTCCACCGCCGACGAGCGCCGGGCGCTCGGCACGTGGCGCGGCACGATCCCGGCCTCCTAG
- a CDS encoding DMT family transporter translates to MLGVALALGSAVAHTGWNTLSKAGAAGGTAFVWLSTAVGPMVALPVAVVVVLAQGSVPAWSWIGAGAVGAVLHGGYMLVLQAGYRRGEVSVVYPVSRGLAPVLVAVLGVALFRQPLGIPSGVGVALIAASVLLLLRDGSGDGRGRGVGWGALTAVVIAAYTLWDAAVVVSWGIPPLPYYAVVAVLQLGMISVVARRHLGAAATGDRRRLGLAAVVGVLIPLSYVLSLVALEHAPVAEVAALRSTSIVMSGIVAWLALGERLSARRVASTALATGAVLLIAVSST, encoded by the coding sequence ATGCTGGGGGTCGCGCTCGCGCTCGGATCCGCGGTCGCGCACACCGGCTGGAACACGCTGAGCAAGGCCGGCGCGGCCGGCGGCACGGCCTTCGTCTGGCTCAGCACCGCCGTCGGCCCGATGGTCGCCCTCCCGGTCGCGGTCGTCGTCGTGCTCGCCCAGGGGTCCGTCCCGGCGTGGTCGTGGATCGGCGCGGGCGCGGTGGGCGCCGTCCTCCACGGCGGCTACATGCTGGTGCTGCAGGCGGGCTACCGGCGCGGGGAGGTGAGCGTGGTGTACCCCGTGTCGCGCGGCCTGGCGCCCGTGCTCGTGGCGGTGCTCGGGGTGGCCCTGTTCCGCCAGCCCCTCGGGATCCCGTCGGGCGTCGGCGTCGCGCTCATCGCGGCCTCCGTGCTGCTGCTCCTGCGCGACGGATCCGGCGACGGGCGCGGGAGGGGCGTCGGCTGGGGCGCGCTCACGGCCGTCGTCATCGCGGCGTACACGCTGTGGGACGCCGCCGTGGTCGTGAGCTGGGGGATCCCGCCGCTGCCGTACTACGCGGTCGTCGCGGTGCTGCAGCTCGGGATGATCAGCGTCGTCGCCCGCCGCCACCTCGGTGCCGCCGCGACCGGGGACCGCCGTCGGCTCGGCCTCGCCGCGGTCGTGGGCGTGCTCATCCCGCTCTCCTACGTGCTCAGCCTGGTGGCGCTCGAGCACGCGCCCGTGGCCGAGGTGGCGGCGCTGCGGAGCACGAGCATCGTCATGTCGGGGATCGTCGCGTGGCTCGCGCTCGGCGAGCGGCTCAGCGCGCGTCGGGTCGCCTCGACCGCGCTCGCGACCGGCGCGGTGCTCCTGATCGCGGTGTCGTCGACCTGA
- the menD gene encoding 2-succinyl-5-enolpyruvyl-6-hydroxy-3-cyclohexene-1-carboxylic-acid synthase has protein sequence MTTTDSRPTRPSSAAPRTGNPSTDRAIAMLLALVREGVTDVVLCPGSRSQALALVAAELERVEGVRLHVRIDERAAGFLALGLGVESGRPAPVITTSGTAVANLHPAVLEGWHSGVPMLLLTGDRPAELRGIASNQTTRQPGMFGDRVVVVDVPAPEETADDLAHDAGLARDAYRRARDERTPVHVNVAFRDPLSVAVPDLADAVAEARAAADEAAAAPAAPSPADVLDLPHGPRTLVVAGHAAGEAAEELARAGGWPLAAEISSGSHFGPNLVVSFRELLAREGFGDRVERVIVFGHPTLTREVPLLVGREDVEAIVVGSTGGEDYDPRHRVTAHPAAVRVVGEPADPADARRWLGTWVQASRAILDEASAAESAPLLPSGTTPAERRDFARAELAAVRADVTRRHLVRALWQATWPHDRLVLGASRLIREADRALPGKRVRVHANRGLAGIDGTISTGLGIALASQAGSGSAAAGITRVLVGDLTLLHDVGSLLIGTGERVPRIQVIVGNDGGGTIFDGLEVADTAAPAAIDRVMFTPQRVDLASLAKAYGWTHLRAATHGELEAALTTASEAPLLIEVPLAR, from the coding sequence GTGACCACGACAGACTCCCGCCCCACCCGCCCCTCCTCCGCCGCTCCCCGCACCGGGAACCCGTCGACGGATCGCGCCATCGCGATGCTGCTGGCGCTGGTGCGCGAGGGCGTCACCGACGTCGTCCTCTGCCCCGGATCCCGCTCCCAGGCCCTCGCGCTCGTCGCCGCCGAGCTCGAGCGCGTCGAGGGCGTGCGCCTGCACGTGCGGATCGACGAGCGCGCCGCCGGGTTCCTCGCGCTCGGCCTGGGCGTGGAGTCCGGCCGCCCGGCGCCCGTCATCACGACCTCCGGCACGGCCGTCGCGAACCTGCACCCCGCCGTGCTCGAGGGCTGGCACTCGGGCGTCCCGATGCTGCTCCTCACGGGCGACCGCCCGGCGGAGCTCCGCGGCATCGCGAGCAACCAGACCACGCGCCAGCCCGGGATGTTCGGCGACCGGGTGGTCGTCGTCGACGTGCCGGCGCCCGAGGAGACCGCCGACGACCTGGCGCACGATGCGGGTCTCGCGCGCGACGCGTACCGCCGTGCCCGCGACGAGCGGACGCCCGTGCACGTGAACGTCGCGTTCCGGGATCCGCTGTCCGTCGCGGTGCCGGACCTCGCGGACGCCGTCGCGGAGGCCCGCGCCGCCGCCGACGAGGCCGCCGCCGCTCCCGCCGCGCCTTCGCCCGCCGACGTCCTCGACCTCCCGCACGGCCCGCGCACCCTCGTCGTCGCCGGCCATGCCGCGGGCGAGGCCGCCGAGGAGCTCGCGCGCGCCGGGGGCTGGCCGCTCGCGGCCGAGATCTCCAGCGGATCCCACTTCGGCCCGAACCTCGTCGTCTCCTTCCGCGAGCTGCTCGCGCGCGAGGGCTTCGGCGACCGCGTCGAGCGCGTCATCGTGTTCGGCCACCCCACGCTCACGCGCGAGGTGCCGCTGCTCGTGGGACGCGAGGACGTCGAGGCGATCGTCGTCGGATCCACCGGCGGCGAGGACTACGACCCGCGCCACCGCGTCACCGCCCACCCGGCCGCCGTGCGCGTGGTGGGCGAGCCCGCGGATCCCGCGGACGCCCGCCGCTGGCTCGGCACGTGGGTGCAGGCGAGCCGCGCGATCCTCGACGAGGCGAGCGCCGCGGAGTCCGCGCCGCTCCTGCCCTCGGGCACCACGCCCGCCGAGCGCCGCGACTTCGCGCGCGCCGAGCTCGCCGCCGTCCGCGCCGACGTCACCCGCCGCCACCTCGTGCGCGCGCTCTGGCAGGCCACCTGGCCGCACGACCGCCTCGTGCTCGGGGCGTCGCGCCTCATCCGCGAGGCCGACCGGGCGCTCCCCGGCAAGCGCGTGCGCGTGCACGCCAACCGCGGGCTCGCCGGCATCGACGGCACGATCTCCACCGGGCTCGGCATCGCGCTCGCGTCGCAGGCCGGATCCGGGAGCGCGGCCGCCGGGATCACGCGCGTGCTCGTCGGCGACCTCACGCTCCTGCACGACGTCGGCTCGCTGCTCATCGGCACGGGCGAGCGGGTGCCGCGGATCCAGGTCATCGTGGGCAACGACGGCGGTGGCACCATCTTCGACGGCCTCGAGGTCGCGGACACGGCCGCGCCCGCCGCCATCGACCGCGTCATGTTCACGCCCCAGCGGGTGGACCTCGCGAGCCTCGCGAAGGCCTACGGCTGGACGCACCTGCGCGCCGCGACGCACGGCGAGCTGGAGGCGGCGCTCACGACCGCGTCCGAGGCGCCGCTCCTCATCGAGGTGCCGCTGGCCAGGTAG
- a CDS encoding PLD nuclease N-terminal domain-containing protein, translating to MPRLLIGLAVVIVFFTVFVIVDTSLTPRTRMRGLPKPAWIAVVVLVPVIGGILWLAIGKDRTDLARASGRRLGPDDDPDFLSGLGRTRSEEERIRRLEQELADLDSDGTAPDDPQEPGATGGPTRPNRDDDDRAPGRRDA from the coding sequence ATGCCCCGCCTGTTGATCGGTCTCGCCGTCGTGATCGTGTTCTTCACGGTCTTCGTCATCGTGGACACCTCCCTGACGCCGCGGACCCGCATGCGCGGCCTCCCGAAGCCCGCGTGGATCGCGGTGGTCGTCCTGGTGCCCGTCATCGGCGGCATCCTGTGGCTCGCGATCGGCAAGGACCGCACCGACCTCGCGCGCGCATCCGGTCGCCGCCTCGGCCCGGACGACGACCCCGACTTCCTCTCCGGCCTCGGCCGCACGCGCTCCGAGGAGGAGCGCATCCGCCGCCTCGAGCAGGAGCTCGCCGACCTCGACAGCGACGGCACCGCTCCGGACGACCCGCAGGAGCCGGGCGCCACGGGCGGCCCCACCCGCCCGAACCGCGACGACGACGACCGCGCGCCGGGCCGCCGGGACGCCTGA
- a CDS encoding DUF4229 domain-containing protein yields MSSRRYWLVYTVVRILLFAVPFGLVVAVSPDFWPLAAVIGAVVSFCGSYIFLSKQRQAMAADLAAVAAGRRKPVEDDDSEDAAVDAAERRARATGSADVAPAATATGTPRAGSPDTAAAAPRADGEAERS; encoded by the coding sequence GTGAGTTCCCGTCGCTACTGGCTCGTCTACACCGTCGTCCGCATCCTCCTGTTCGCCGTCCCGTTCGGGCTGGTCGTCGCCGTGAGCCCGGACTTCTGGCCGCTGGCCGCCGTCATCGGCGCGGTGGTGTCCTTCTGCGGCTCGTACATCTTCCTGAGCAAGCAGCGCCAGGCCATGGCCGCGGATCTCGCGGCCGTCGCCGCCGGGCGCCGCAAGCCCGTGGAGGACGACGACTCCGAGGACGCCGCGGTCGACGCGGCCGAGCGCCGGGCTCGCGCAACCGGATCCGCCGACGTCGCGCCCGCCGCTACGGCCACGGGCACGCCGCGTGCCGGCAGCCCGGACACCGCCGCGGCCGCCCCGCGCGCCGACGGCGAGGCCGAGCGCAGCTGA
- a CDS encoding 1,4-dihydroxy-2-naphthoate polyprenyltransferase encodes MAQKKKRTRQAPSSAARTRPGSPAKARSGNPAKARKATAGDWISGARIRTLPLAVAPVAIGAGAARALGPDEGVSLGLALLCLAVAVLLQIGVNYANDYSDGVRGTDDVRVGPARLTGSGAAKPRTVLTVALAFFGLAAVAGLAIVLITGHWWLLAVGAVAIVAAYFYTGGKRPYGYAGLGDVVVFVFFGLVATAGTQFILIGMITGEGWLGGVAAGGFACAVLMVNNIRDIEQDGKVGKRTLAVRLGPRGSRIVYCIEIAIAYGIVVFFFLFYPKALLVLFTLVLALPAAIIACTGRTPKELILSLQLTSMAALTFGLGLGAAFAF; translated from the coding sequence GTGGCACAGAAGAAGAAGCGCACCCGGCAGGCCCCCTCGTCCGCAGCCCGCACCCGACCGGGATCGCCCGCCAAGGCCCGCTCCGGCAACCCCGCGAAGGCGCGCAAGGCCACCGCAGGTGATTGGATCTCCGGCGCCCGCATCCGCACCCTCCCGCTCGCCGTCGCCCCCGTCGCGATCGGCGCGGGAGCGGCTCGCGCGCTCGGCCCCGACGAGGGCGTCTCCCTCGGCCTCGCGCTCCTCTGCCTCGCGGTCGCGGTGCTGCTGCAGATCGGCGTGAACTACGCCAACGACTACTCCGACGGCGTGCGCGGCACCGACGACGTGCGCGTCGGCCCCGCCCGCCTCACCGGATCCGGCGCCGCCAAGCCCCGCACCGTGCTCACCGTGGCGCTCGCGTTCTTCGGCCTCGCCGCGGTCGCGGGTCTCGCGATCGTGCTCATCACCGGCCACTGGTGGCTGCTCGCGGTCGGCGCCGTCGCGATCGTCGCGGCGTACTTCTACACGGGAGGCAAGCGGCCCTACGGCTACGCGGGCCTCGGCGACGTCGTCGTCTTCGTGTTCTTCGGGCTGGTCGCGACGGCCGGCACGCAGTTCATCCTCATCGGCATGATCACGGGCGAGGGCTGGCTGGGCGGCGTCGCGGCGGGCGGCTTCGCGTGCGCGGTGCTCATGGTCAACAACATCCGCGACATCGAGCAGGACGGCAAGGTCGGCAAGCGCACCCTCGCGGTGCGGCTCGGCCCGCGCGGCTCGCGCATCGTCTACTGCATCGAGATCGCGATCGCCTACGGCATCGTGGTCTTCTTCTTCCTCTTCTACCCGAAGGCGCTGCTCGTGCTGTTCACGCTCGTGCTGGCGCTGCCCGCCGCGATCATCGCGTGCACCGGCCGCACCCCCAAGGAGCTGATCCTCTCGCTGCAGCTCACGAGCATGGCGGCGCTCACCTTCGGCCTGGGGCTCGGGGCGGCGTTCGCGTTCTGA